A region of Streptomyces sp. WMMC500 DNA encodes the following proteins:
- a CDS encoding glycosyltransferase — protein MHVFVVHNRYVSAQPSGENRVVDQEVGLLRAAGHRVEVFERRSDDIAARSLLGKAAVPLLVPWNPAVRAELAARLRTARPDVVHVHNVFPLLSPAVLAACADAGVPAVATLHNYTQICPPGTLRRDGRLCTDCVGSAPLPAVRHGCYRDSRLATVPLAVSLSVNRRRWWSGVARFFCISAAQRDVLVRSGMPPERLAVKHNFVPDPGACRAAVGEHLLFLGRLAEAKGVRLLMAAWDEIAASGGVGVPLVLAGAGPLEREVSAWAAGREDVRFVGLYDAEECRGAVVRAVAVVAPSMALETFGLVVVEAMAAGVPAVAAGHAAFTELVEDGVTGLLHRPGDPGSLASCLRRITADPARGREMGRAARHRYEQKFSPDVGLARLVEEYGTAIAGRPAPPRGGETRRGRGDGDSR, from the coding sequence ATGCACGTCTTCGTCGTGCACAACCGCTACGTCTCGGCGCAGCCGAGCGGGGAGAACAGGGTCGTCGACCAGGAGGTGGGGCTGCTGCGCGCGGCCGGCCACCGGGTCGAGGTGTTCGAGCGGCGCAGCGACGACATCGCCGCCAGGTCCCTGCTGGGCAAGGCCGCGGTACCGCTGCTGGTGCCGTGGAACCCCGCGGTCCGCGCGGAGCTGGCCGCCCGGCTGCGTACGGCGCGGCCGGACGTGGTCCACGTCCACAACGTCTTCCCGCTGCTGTCGCCCGCGGTGCTGGCCGCCTGCGCCGACGCCGGCGTGCCCGCCGTCGCCACGCTGCACAACTACACCCAGATCTGCCCGCCCGGCACGCTGCGGCGGGACGGCCGGCTGTGCACCGACTGCGTCGGGTCCGCGCCGCTGCCCGCCGTCCGGCACGGCTGCTACCGCGACTCCCGGCTGGCGACGGTGCCGCTCGCGGTCAGCCTGTCGGTCAACCGGCGGCGGTGGTGGTCCGGCGTGGCGCGGTTCTTCTGCATCTCCGCGGCGCAGCGCGACGTTCTGGTGCGCTCCGGCATGCCGCCCGAACGGCTGGCGGTGAAGCACAACTTCGTGCCCGACCCGGGCGCCTGCCGCGCCGCGGTCGGCGAGCACCTGCTCTTCCTCGGCCGGCTCGCCGAGGCCAAGGGCGTACGGCTGCTCATGGCCGCGTGGGACGAGATCGCCGCGAGCGGCGGCGTGGGCGTGCCGCTCGTGCTCGCCGGCGCAGGGCCGCTGGAGCGCGAGGTGAGCGCCTGGGCGGCGGGCCGGGAGGACGTGCGGTTCGTCGGGCTGTACGACGCGGAGGAGTGCCGCGGGGCCGTCGTCCGGGCGGTCGCCGTGGTGGCCCCCTCGATGGCCCTGGAGACGTTCGGGCTCGTGGTCGTGGAGGCGATGGCGGCCGGGGTCCCGGCGGTCGCCGCCGGCCACGCCGCGTTCACCGAACTCGTCGAGGACGGGGTGACCGGCCTGCTGCACCGGCCGGGCGACCCCGGCTCACTCGCGTCCTGTCTGCGCCGGATCACCGCCGACCCGGCCCGCGGCCGGGAGATGGGCCGGGCGGCCCGGCACCGCTACGAGCAGAAGTTCAGCCCGGACGTCGGGCTGGCACGCCTGGTTGAGGAGTACGGCACCGCGATCGCGGGCCGGCCGGCACCGCCTCGCGGCGGGGAGACCCGCCGGGGCAGGGGGGATGGGGACAGCAGATGA
- a CDS encoding O-antigen ligase domain-containing protein, protein MPAGPDAADTRPGAAPRPAGTPKTVGIVWGLLGLNTLGSAGAETIVPLPRSLIQMVTMGALAAAFALALAVNLRLRIRPSAFVFLLTLLLVPSVLASVDLESGFGALFRCARLALFVGTLWLLTRWWDGGLTFVRSHIRMYWAVLGSVAAGLAISPGTAMPELYGGRLVGALWPLTPPQIGQYAAVITGLTVLLLLGRRTTGASAAAVIVPALVLLALSHTRTATAGLIVGLALAIGSLILTSAAARRFFAWAVLCAAVAAVWFAPALRAWFLRGQSQENFSSLTGRAKVWDALLAADRTTAERLFGTGLGDKSYDGLPIDNSWLAVYHEQGLTGAAIVAALVLVLGGVALLRPPSLPRACAIFLITYCAISSYTEAGLGDASPYLLHLAVAASLLAAPAAAVPPAAPGALRRRVPRRARGSEVT, encoded by the coding sequence CTGCCGGCCGGCCCGGACGCGGCGGACACGCGGCCCGGCGCCGCACCGCGCCCCGCCGGCACGCCGAAGACCGTGGGGATCGTCTGGGGGCTGCTGGGCCTCAACACGCTCGGCTCCGCAGGGGCGGAGACCATCGTCCCGCTGCCCCGCTCCCTCATCCAGATGGTCACCATGGGCGCGCTGGCCGCCGCGTTCGCGCTGGCGCTCGCCGTCAACCTCCGGCTGCGCATCCGGCCCAGCGCCTTCGTGTTCCTGCTCACCCTGCTGCTGGTGCCGAGCGTGCTCGCCAGCGTGGACCTGGAGTCCGGGTTCGGTGCCCTGTTCCGCTGCGCCCGGCTGGCCCTGTTCGTCGGCACGCTGTGGCTGCTCACCCGCTGGTGGGACGGCGGCCTCACGTTCGTCCGGAGCCACATCCGGATGTACTGGGCCGTGCTCGGCTCGGTGGCCGCGGGGCTGGCGATCTCGCCGGGGACGGCCATGCCCGAACTCTACGGCGGGCGGCTGGTCGGCGCGTTGTGGCCGCTCACGCCGCCGCAGATCGGCCAGTACGCCGCGGTGATCACCGGGCTCACCGTGCTGCTCCTGCTGGGCCGCAGGACCACCGGCGCGAGCGCCGCCGCGGTCATCGTGCCCGCGCTCGTCCTGCTCGCGCTGAGCCATACACGGACGGCGACGGCCGGCCTCATCGTCGGGCTGGCACTGGCGATCGGCTCGCTCATCCTGACCAGCGCCGCCGCCCGCCGGTTCTTCGCCTGGGCGGTGCTGTGCGCCGCCGTGGCCGCGGTGTGGTTCGCCCCCGCGCTGCGGGCGTGGTTCCTGCGCGGCCAGAGCCAGGAGAACTTCTCCAGCCTCACCGGCCGGGCCAAGGTCTGGGACGCCCTGCTGGCCGCGGACCGGACGACTGCGGAGCGACTGTTCGGCACGGGCCTGGGTGACAAGTCGTACGACGGGCTGCCGATCGACAACAGTTGGCTGGCCGTCTACCACGAACAAGGGCTGACCGGCGCAGCGATCGTCGCGGCGCTCGTCCTCGTGCTGGGCGGCGTCGCGCTGCTGCGGCCGCCGTCGCTGCCGAGGGCCTGCGCGATCTTCCTCATCACCTACTGCGCGATCTCGTCGTACACCGAGGCCGGACTCGGCGACGCCTCGCCGTACCTGCTGCACCTGGCCGTGGCCGCCTCGCTGCTGGCGGCACCCGCCGCGGCGGTGCCCCCCGCGGCGCCGGGGGCGCTCCGACGACGTGTCCCGCGCCGGGCCCGGGGATCGGAGGTGACCTGA
- a CDS encoding right-handed parallel beta-helix repeat-containing protein produces the protein MTWRPRVWAAAPLALVLLATGCEDETDARREPGAAAPAPLVARVCGETASGPAKPPAGAVTVDPAVVGDLAAKTGSSPPGTVFWLREGTHRLEPDRYAQVVPKEGNAYLGAPGAVLDGRKTNQYAFGGTARDVAIRHLTVQRFVAPHNEGVVNHDSADGWVIEHATIQHNSGAGLMAGARQRVRASCLRDNGQYGMNAYQAGDSIRGLVVEGNEITGNNTGDWERRRPGCGCTGGVKFWAVNGADIRGNWVHDNRGAGLWADNNNNDFRIEDNVLEANDGAALMYETSYNAVIRNNTIRRNNWVEGRRSADRGDDFPYATIYVSESGGEPRIPARTDKIEIYRNVLEDNWSGITLWENADRFCNSPANTSTGECTLLVPDTDRCERPGIATPPLYDDCRWKTQRVDIHHNRFVLDTSVVMCTVECGRMAVLANYGTYPDWSPYKGERVAEAITGKQRNRWHDNTYRGPWSFVVHDPSRALDVTQWQGMPYRQDEGSSFAPRAGGPR, from the coding sequence ATCACATGGCGGCCCCGGGTGTGGGCGGCGGCACCGCTGGCGCTGGTCCTGCTGGCGACCGGCTGCGAGGACGAGACGGACGCCCGCCGGGAGCCCGGCGCCGCGGCGCCCGCCCCGCTGGTGGCCCGGGTGTGCGGAGAGACCGCGTCCGGGCCGGCGAAGCCGCCGGCGGGCGCGGTGACGGTCGACCCCGCGGTGGTCGGTGACCTCGCCGCGAAGACCGGGAGCAGCCCGCCGGGCACGGTCTTCTGGCTGCGGGAGGGTACTCACAGGCTTGAGCCGGACCGCTACGCCCAGGTCGTCCCCAAGGAGGGGAACGCCTATCTCGGCGCCCCCGGCGCGGTGCTCGACGGCCGGAAGACCAACCAGTACGCGTTCGGCGGCACCGCCCGCGACGTCGCCATCCGCCACCTGACCGTGCAGCGCTTCGTCGCGCCCCACAACGAGGGCGTGGTCAACCACGACTCGGCCGACGGGTGGGTGATCGAGCACGCCACGATCCAGCACAACTCCGGCGCCGGGCTGATGGCCGGTGCCCGCCAGCGGGTCCGCGCCAGTTGCCTGCGCGACAACGGCCAGTACGGCATGAACGCGTACCAGGCCGGCGACTCCATCCGCGGCCTGGTGGTCGAGGGCAACGAGATCACGGGCAACAACACCGGCGACTGGGAGCGGCGCAGGCCGGGCTGCGGCTGCACCGGCGGGGTCAAGTTCTGGGCCGTGAACGGCGCCGACATACGCGGCAACTGGGTGCACGACAACCGAGGGGCCGGGCTGTGGGCGGACAACAACAACAACGACTTCCGCATCGAGGACAACGTGCTGGAGGCCAACGACGGCGCCGCGCTCATGTACGAGACCAGCTACAACGCGGTGATCCGGAACAACACGATCCGGCGGAACAACTGGGTCGAGGGCCGCAGGTCCGCCGACCGCGGCGACGACTTCCCGTACGCCACGATCTACGTGTCCGAGTCCGGCGGCGAACCGCGGATCCCGGCCCGTACGGACAAGATCGAGATCTACCGGAACGTGCTGGAGGACAACTGGTCCGGGATCACCCTGTGGGAGAACGCCGACCGGTTCTGCAACAGCCCGGCCAACACCTCGACCGGCGAGTGCACGCTGCTCGTCCCGGACACCGACCGCTGCGAACGGCCGGGCATCGCCACCCCACCCCTCTACGACGACTGCCGCTGGAAGACCCAGCGGGTGGACATCCACCACAACCGCTTCGTCCTGGACACGTCCGTCGTCATGTGCACCGTGGAGTGCGGGCGCATGGCGGTGCTGGCCAACTACGGCACGTACCCCGACTGGTCGCCGTACAAGGGCGAGCGGGTCGCCGAGGCGATCACCGGGAAACAGCGCAACCGCTGGCACGACAACACCTACCGCGGACCGTGGAGCTTCGTCGTCCACGACCCGAGCCGGGCGCTCGACGTCACGCAGTGGCAGGGCATGCCGTACCGGCAGGACGAGGGCAGCAGCTTCGCGCCGCGGGCCGGTGGCCCGAGGTGA
- a CDS encoding alginate lyase family protein: MGPREVGGRVADAVRRRRWRAAPPDCPDVTGARFTAVLPAGALAAVPPDAAKRLVAEADRLLAGQGGYFGVDRHDLAEPDWWYDPKTGRRAPAAHAFDVPYRNEDAVGDVKQIWELSRHQYLTVLAAAYALTGDDRYATRVAGHLRSWWAANPPLRGVHWTSGIELGIRLVSWVWTRRLLDGWPGAAGLFEDNPVARHQVWHHQRWLAAFPSRGSSANNHAVAEAAGQFAAACAFAWFPASARWRAGALASLARHLRANTFDSGLNRELATEYHGLVLELGLAAVAEADAAEVPVPASVRLVLLRMTDALAAVVDDRLRPPRQGDADDGHGLVVDGAGTDRWASLLATGDAVFGRLPWWPAVTGTDVRTPLLAALVRPYATRETGPAPARPQSRPDHLADAGLTILRGPGGIWCRCDGGPHGFLSIAAHAHADALSVEVRQDGVDVLADPGTFCYHGQPAWRQYFRSTLAHNTLRLDGGDQSVSGGPFLWTRHARSRVLAADTSGETARWCAEHDGYGRSAHRRRVELTAARRELRVVDEVRGPRRAVHLAFHLGPAIAADLAGDRAVLTWTADGEDRSAVLDLPGQLRWRAHRGETDPPLGWYSAGFGRKEPSTTLVGSGSGSADRSAPAREFTTVLTFRG; this comes from the coding sequence ATGGGACCGCGGGAGGTCGGCGGCCGGGTGGCCGACGCGGTACGCAGACGGCGGTGGCGCGCGGCGCCGCCGGACTGCCCGGACGTGACCGGCGCCCGGTTCACCGCGGTGCTGCCCGCCGGGGCGCTCGCCGCGGTGCCGCCGGACGCCGCGAAACGCCTCGTCGCCGAGGCGGACAGGCTGCTGGCAGGGCAGGGCGGGTACTTCGGGGTGGACCGCCACGACCTCGCGGAACCGGACTGGTGGTACGACCCGAAGACGGGGCGCCGGGCGCCGGCTGCCCACGCCTTCGACGTGCCGTACCGGAACGAGGACGCGGTCGGGGACGTCAAGCAGATCTGGGAGCTCTCCCGGCACCAGTACCTGACGGTGCTCGCCGCCGCGTACGCGCTCACCGGGGACGACCGGTACGCGACGCGGGTGGCCGGCCACCTGCGGTCGTGGTGGGCGGCCAACCCGCCGCTGCGCGGGGTGCACTGGACCAGCGGGATCGAGCTGGGCATCCGGCTGGTGTCCTGGGTGTGGACACGCCGGCTGCTCGACGGCTGGCCGGGCGCGGCCGGGCTGTTCGAGGACAACCCGGTGGCGCGGCACCAGGTCTGGCACCACCAGCGCTGGCTGGCCGCCTTCCCCAGCCGGGGTTCCTCGGCGAACAACCACGCCGTCGCCGAGGCCGCCGGGCAGTTCGCCGCGGCGTGCGCGTTCGCCTGGTTCCCCGCCTCGGCGCGCTGGCGGGCCGGCGCGCTCGCGTCGCTGGCGCGGCACCTGCGCGCCAACACCTTCGACTCCGGCCTCAACCGCGAGCTGGCCACCGAGTACCACGGGCTGGTGCTGGAACTCGGCCTGGCCGCGGTGGCCGAGGCGGATGCCGCGGAGGTGCCCGTACCCGCGTCGGTACGGCTGGTGCTGCTGCGCATGACCGACGCCCTCGCGGCGGTCGTGGACGACCGGCTGCGACCGCCGCGCCAGGGGGACGCGGACGACGGACACGGCCTGGTCGTGGACGGCGCGGGCACCGACCGCTGGGCCTCCCTGCTGGCCACCGGCGACGCGGTGTTCGGCAGGCTCCCCTGGTGGCCCGCGGTGACCGGCACCGACGTACGCACCCCGCTGCTGGCGGCGCTCGTCCGGCCGTACGCGACGCGGGAGACGGGACCGGCTCCGGCCCGCCCGCAGAGCCGGCCGGACCACCTCGCCGACGCGGGGCTCACCATCCTGCGAGGCCCCGGCGGGATCTGGTGCCGCTGCGACGGCGGTCCGCACGGCTTCCTGTCCATCGCGGCGCATGCCCACGCGGACGCGCTGTCCGTGGAGGTCCGGCAGGACGGGGTCGACGTGCTCGCCGACCCGGGGACGTTCTGCTACCACGGGCAGCCCGCGTGGCGGCAGTACTTCCGCTCGACCCTCGCCCACAACACCCTGCGGCTCGACGGCGGTGACCAGTCCGTCTCCGGCGGCCCGTTCCTGTGGACCCGGCACGCCCGCAGTCGCGTCCTGGCCGCGGACACCTCGGGGGAGACCGCCCGCTGGTGCGCCGAGCACGACGGCTACGGGCGCTCCGCGCACCGCCGCCGGGTGGAGCTGACGGCCGCGCGGCGGGAGTTGCGCGTGGTCGACGAGGTGCGCGGTCCGCGCCGGGCGGTGCACCTGGCGTTCCACCTCGGCCCGGCGATCGCCGCGGATCTGGCGGGGGACCGGGCGGTGCTGACCTGGACGGCGGACGGTGAGGACCGCTCCGCGGTGCTCGATCTGCCGGGGCAACTGCGCTGGCGCGCGCACCGGGGCGAGACGGACCCGCCGCTGGGGTGGTACTCCGCCGGCTTCGGGCGCAAGGAACCCAGCACCACGCTGGTCGGCTCCGGCTCCGGCTCCGCCGACCGCAGCGCGCCGGCGCGGGAGTTCACCACCGTACTCACGTTCCGCGGCTAG
- a CDS encoding bi-domain-containing oxidoreductase: protein MKQVVQNYRSGELALLDVPVPGCKPGGVLVRSANSLISTGTELMKVSEAGMSMLGKARSRPDQVAKVVQSVAANGVPATYRKVMGKLDSYTPLGYSLCGVVEQVGTGVDDVAVGDLVACAGNEHALHAEVNWVPKNLYARVPDGLAAPHAAFGTVGSIALHGVRRGEPQLGDVALVVGLGLIGQLVAQLLAASGVRVVGADPDPVRRDLAARLSGAACGDPADAGLAATVAELTGGHGVDQVYLAAGGGSNQPVELAARLSRDRGRVVDIGKCRLDLPWNAYYEKELDVRFSRSYGPGRYDPAYELEGRDYPIGYVRWTERRNLACFLDLLARGRVDVAPLASHTADFDDAVETYRRLRDGDLKAVAVLFRYPEAAAETQAPAAAVPAAAVPALGAPAVAAPRDGTVPGPVRAAKAPVRLAFVGAGNYATSMLLPHLSPHDGVELAAVVTTTALSAANAQRKFGFAEATTDLDAVLGDPSVDAVFVVTRHSSHAELTRRALLAGKAVFVEKPLALTEDELDGVLAAVAESGNDRLQVGFNRRFAPLLREARRQFGARTGPASLRYLVNAGRLENGSWYLRQDAEGTRFAGEGGHFVDTASWLLGADPVSVYAVASPGGEHLQVVLRYPDGSTATLSYVTAGPPGFPKETLDLVADGKALRLDDFVRAAVYEGRRKRWAGPRLPRGRDKGQRAELEAFLRAVRTGGPMPVPLPSLVATTAATLAVRTGLAGGAPVTLAGPR from the coding sequence GTGAAACAGGTGGTGCAGAACTACAGGAGCGGCGAACTGGCGCTGCTCGACGTGCCGGTGCCGGGGTGCAAACCGGGCGGCGTGCTGGTGCGGAGCGCGAACTCGCTGATCTCCACCGGGACCGAACTGATGAAGGTGTCCGAGGCCGGGATGTCGATGCTGGGCAAGGCCCGCTCGCGGCCGGACCAGGTGGCCAAGGTCGTGCAGAGCGTGGCCGCCAACGGCGTGCCCGCCACCTACCGCAAGGTGATGGGCAAGCTGGACTCCTACACGCCGCTGGGCTACTCGCTGTGCGGGGTGGTCGAGCAGGTCGGCACCGGGGTCGACGACGTGGCCGTCGGCGACCTCGTGGCCTGCGCCGGCAACGAGCACGCGCTGCACGCCGAAGTGAACTGGGTGCCGAAGAACCTCTACGCCCGGGTGCCCGACGGCCTCGCGGCACCACACGCGGCGTTCGGCACCGTCGGGTCCATCGCGCTGCACGGCGTCCGTCGCGGCGAGCCGCAGCTCGGCGACGTGGCCCTCGTCGTCGGCCTCGGCCTGATAGGGCAGTTGGTGGCGCAGCTCCTGGCCGCCTCGGGGGTCCGCGTCGTCGGGGCCGACCCGGATCCGGTGCGCCGCGACCTCGCGGCCCGCCTGTCCGGCGCGGCCTGCGGCGATCCCGCGGACGCGGGCCTGGCGGCCACCGTCGCCGAGCTCACCGGCGGCCACGGCGTGGATCAGGTGTACCTGGCCGCCGGCGGCGGCAGCAACCAGCCCGTCGAGCTGGCCGCCCGACTGAGCCGGGACCGCGGCCGTGTCGTCGACATCGGCAAGTGCCGCCTGGACCTGCCGTGGAACGCGTACTACGAGAAGGAACTCGACGTCCGGTTCTCCCGCTCGTACGGCCCCGGCCGCTATGACCCCGCGTACGAGCTGGAGGGGCGGGACTACCCGATCGGCTACGTGCGCTGGACCGAGCGCCGCAACCTGGCCTGCTTCCTCGACCTCCTCGCCCGCGGCCGTGTCGACGTGGCGCCGCTGGCCTCCCACACGGCCGACTTCGACGACGCCGTCGAGACCTACCGGCGGCTGCGGGACGGCGACCTCAAGGCCGTGGCCGTGCTGTTCCGCTACCCGGAGGCCGCGGCGGAAACGCAGGCACCCGCGGCGGCCGTGCCCGCGGCAGCCGTGCCCGCGCTGGGCGCGCCGGCGGTGGCCGCGCCGCGCGACGGCACCGTACCCGGCCCGGTGCGCGCCGCCAAGGCCCCGGTGCGGCTGGCGTTCGTCGGCGCGGGGAACTACGCGACGTCGATGCTGCTGCCGCACCTGTCGCCGCACGACGGGGTCGAGCTGGCCGCGGTCGTCACCACCACGGCGCTGTCCGCGGCCAACGCGCAGCGGAAGTTCGGCTTCGCCGAGGCGACCACGGACCTCGACGCCGTGCTCGGCGACCCGTCCGTGGACGCGGTGTTCGTGGTCACCCGGCACAGCTCGCACGCCGAACTGACCCGACGGGCGCTGCTGGCCGGCAAGGCGGTGTTCGTGGAGAAGCCGCTTGCCCTCACCGAGGACGAGCTGGACGGCGTGCTCGCGGCGGTGGCGGAGTCCGGCAACGACCGGCTGCAGGTGGGCTTCAACCGCCGGTTCGCGCCGCTGCTGCGGGAGGCCAGGAGGCAGTTCGGCGCCCGGACAGGGCCGGCGAGCCTGCGCTACCTGGTCAACGCGGGCAGGCTGGAGAACGGGAGCTGGTACCTCCGGCAGGACGCCGAGGGCACCCGGTTCGCCGGCGAGGGCGGGCACTTCGTCGACACCGCGAGCTGGCTGCTGGGGGCCGACCCCGTCTCGGTGTACGCGGTCGCCTCGCCCGGCGGCGAACACCTCCAGGTCGTGCTGCGCTACCCGGACGGGTCCACCGCCACCCTCAGCTACGTCACCGCCGGCCCGCCCGGCTTCCCCAAGGAGACGCTGGACCTGGTCGCGGACGGCAAGGCGCTCCGGCTCGACGACTTCGTCCGCGCCGCCGTGTACGAGGGGCGCCGCAAACGGTGGGCAGGACCCCGGTTACCCCGGGGCCGGGACAAGGGCCAGCGCGCCGAACTGGAGGCGTTCCTGCGGGCCGTACGGACCGGCGGCCCGATGCCGGTGCCGCTCCCGTCGCTCGTCGCCACCACGGCGGCCACCCTCGCCGTGCGGACGGGCCTGGCCGGCGGCGCGCCGGTGACGTTGGCGGGGCCGCGGTGA
- the asnB gene encoding asparagine synthase (glutamine-hydrolyzing) yields MCGIAGTYRWPDGKAVTARLTDTLAHRGPDGSGGYSHPAGDGEVHLGHRRLAVVDLSETGAQPMTADGLALTYNGELYNAPELRAELAAAGVRFRGTSDTEVLLAAWRRWGADCLPRLRGMFAFGIFDERTGELVLARDQLGIKPLFLLRRGTGLVFASELKALAAVTGGSLRVDHAALVASLLYYWVPDSRCAFREAEKLPPGSWLRCRPDGRVERGRFWDLRDVAAEGRERARSGERPDLAAVVAESTRHHLLSDVPVATFLSGGLDSSYLTALAARHRPGISAYTIGFRSEDARYEAMPDDLRHARRVAERFGVELHEIEIAPQVRDLLPRMTYHLDEPIGDPAAINTFLICRAAQDAGVKVMLSGMGADELFAGYRKHLANLLALRYQRVPRPLRRALSAAVDRLPVATARRGYRSVRFAKRFLSFAELPEETAFRRSYTMYDRDELLALIDPDLAGAVEDVLTEHADVYWDNALDDPADFVNRMCLGDARMFLPGLNLAYTDRSSMAASTEVRVPYVDVEVVRAAFAVPGDRKIVGRQGKAVLKEAAASVLPREIVYRPKGLFSAPLRAWMSRDLAPLVREVVHDGVLVGSGLLRRDALARMVAEDAAGQRDFSKHLWHVLTLEYWYRGATSGSGRSRAA; encoded by the coding sequence ATGTGTGGCATCGCGGGCACGTACCGGTGGCCGGACGGGAAGGCCGTGACCGCCCGGCTCACCGACACCCTCGCCCACCGCGGTCCCGACGGGTCGGGCGGCTACAGCCACCCCGCCGGTGACGGCGAGGTGCACCTCGGGCACCGCAGGCTGGCCGTCGTCGACCTGTCCGAGACCGGCGCGCAGCCGATGACCGCCGACGGTCTCGCCCTGACGTACAACGGCGAGCTGTACAACGCCCCCGAGTTGCGCGCCGAACTGGCCGCCGCCGGAGTGCGCTTCCGCGGCACCTCCGACACCGAGGTGTTACTGGCGGCCTGGCGGCGCTGGGGCGCGGACTGCCTGCCGCGGCTGCGCGGCATGTTCGCGTTCGGGATCTTCGACGAGCGCACCGGCGAGCTGGTGCTCGCCCGCGACCAGCTCGGCATCAAGCCGCTGTTCCTGCTCCGGCGCGGTACGGGCCTGGTGTTCGCCTCCGAGCTGAAGGCGCTCGCCGCCGTCACCGGCGGATCGCTGCGGGTGGACCACGCGGCGCTGGTGGCCTCGCTGCTGTACTACTGGGTGCCGGACTCCCGGTGCGCGTTCCGCGAGGCGGAGAAGCTGCCGCCGGGGAGCTGGCTCCGCTGCCGGCCCGACGGCCGGGTGGAGCGCGGCCGGTTCTGGGATCTGAGGGACGTCGCCGCCGAGGGCCGCGAACGGGCCCGCAGCGGCGAGCGGCCCGACCTGGCCGCCGTGGTGGCGGAGTCGACCCGGCACCACCTGCTCTCCGACGTACCGGTGGCGACGTTCCTCTCCGGCGGGCTCGACTCCAGCTACCTGACCGCGCTGGCGGCCCGGCACCGGCCGGGGATCTCCGCGTACACGATCGGGTTCCGCTCCGAGGACGCCAGGTACGAGGCGATGCCGGACGACCTGCGCCACGCCCGGCGGGTGGCCGAGCGGTTCGGCGTCGAACTGCACGAGATCGAGATCGCCCCGCAGGTGCGCGACCTGCTGCCGCGGATGACGTACCACCTGGACGAGCCGATCGGCGACCCCGCGGCGATCAACACCTTCCTGATCTGCCGTGCTGCTCAGGATGCCGGGGTCAAGGTGATGCTCTCGGGGATGGGCGCCGACGAACTGTTCGCCGGTTACCGCAAGCACCTCGCCAACCTGCTGGCGCTGCGCTACCAGCGCGTCCCGCGCCCGCTGCGGCGCGCGCTGTCGGCGGCCGTGGACCGGCTGCCGGTCGCCACCGCGCGCCGCGGGTACCGGTCGGTGCGCTTCGCGAAGCGGTTCCTCTCCTTCGCCGAGCTGCCGGAGGAGACCGCGTTCCGGCGCAGCTACACCATGTACGACCGGGACGAACTGCTCGCCCTGATCGACCCGGACCTGGCCGGAGCGGTCGAGGACGTGCTCACCGAGCACGCGGACGTCTACTGGGACAACGCCCTCGACGACCCCGCCGACTTCGTCAACCGGATGTGCCTGGGAGACGCCCGGATGTTCCTGCCGGGCCTGAACCTCGCGTACACGGACCGCTCCAGCATGGCCGCGTCGACCGAGGTGCGGGTGCCGTACGTGGACGTCGAGGTGGTCAGGGCGGCGTTCGCCGTGCCCGGCGACCGCAAGATCGTCGGACGGCAGGGCAAGGCCGTCCTGAAGGAGGCGGCGGCCTCGGTCCTGCCCCGGGAGATCGTCTACCGGCCCAAGGGGCTGTTCAGCGCGCCGCTGCGCGCCTGGATGAGCCGGGACCTGGCGCCGCTGGTGCGGGAGGTGGTGCACGACGGCGTGCTCGTCGGCTCCGGGCTGCTGCGCCGCGACGCGCTGGCGCGGATGGTCGCCGAGGACGCCGCCGGGCAGCGGGACTTCTCCAAGCATCTGTGGCACGTGCTGACCCTCGAGTACTGGTATCGCGGCGCGACCTCCGGCTCCGGCCGGAGCCGGGCGGCCTGA